A stretch of the Vidua chalybeata isolate OUT-0048 chromosome W unlocalized genomic scaffold, bVidCha1 merged haplotype SUPER_W_unloc_5, whole genome shotgun sequence genome encodes the following:
- the LOC128782916 gene encoding serine/threonine-protein kinase pim-1-like, whose protein sequence is MATPWNLMEQRIHGDTAEPQLQQQQRQQRLQQKKKRLCRVPLAPPLPLPLSRTFSRSPFPAVPSAPSLPLPLPGRAMPPTRPRPQAGLPRPRPRPRPRPSRRGLAPARLWPCWRWRCWAGISAWGWGGIAALWLRLARARPRPRRGLQSRPRPRLLPGPAEDTGGAAAAAASAAASPARAPPLGSAAAGPEPPLSRCQQRTPGDGRPGALGGRSGAAPGPGPSADSRVPPAGKAQEALQERYRLGSLLGSGGFGSVFAATRLSDGAPVAIKRVPRDGIRHWGELPDGTSAPLEIVLLDKVSTGFPGVVQLLEWLELPNDIVMVLERPKRSQDLHHFIRARGFLSEEVARELFRQVLEAVQHCTSCGVLHRDIKPENILVDLATGRVKLIDFGCGTYLQDTAYTHFAGTRSYSPPEWTHAGWYYGKPATVWSLGILLHQMVCGEHPFRRGRNISWDHQLTLPQRLSPECQDVIRRCLSMLHLDRPSLEDLFCDPWMQDIHLP, encoded by the exons ATGGCGACaccatggaacctcatggaacaGAGGATCCATGGTgacacagcagagccacagttgcagcagcagcagcggcagcagcggctgcagcagaaaaagaagcGACTTTGTCGAGTCCCTcttgctcctcctctccctctcccgcTGTCTCGCACCTTCTCCCGCTCTCCCtttcccgctgtcccctccgCTCCCAgtctccctctccccctgccgGGCCGAGCCATGCCCCCGACCCGCCCCCGGCCCCAGGCGGGGCTgccccgtccccgtccccgtccccgtccccggcCGTCCCGCCGCGGTCTCGCCCCCGCCCGGCTCTGGCCGTGCTGGCGCTGGCGCTGCTGGGCGGGCatcagtgcctggggctggggcggcATCGCCGCCCTTTGGCTCCGCCTGGcccgagcccggccccggccccgacGTGGGCTCCagtcccggccccggccccggctcctccCGGGCCCCGCGGAGGACACAggcggcgcggccgctgccgccgcctccgctGCGGCTTCCCCGGCCCGAGCTCCGCCGctcggcagcgcggccgccggccccgagccgccgcTGTCCCGTTGCCAGCAGAGAACGCCTGGGGATGGCCGGCCCGGGGCGCTCGGGGGGCGCTCGGGGGCCGCTCCTGGCCCCGGGCCGAGCGCTGACAGCCGCGTCCCGCCCGCAGGGAAGGCGCAGGAGGCCCTGCAGGAGCGGTACCGGCTGGGTTCGCTGCTGGGCAGCGGCGGCTTCGGCAGCGTCTTCGCGGCCACGCGGCTCTCGGACGGCGCCCCG GTGGCCATCAAAAGGGTGCCGCGGGATGGCATCCGGCACTGGGGCGAGCTG CCCGACGGCACCAGCGCACCCCTGGAGATCGTGCTGCTGGACAAGGTGTCCACTGGCTTTCCTGGTGTCgtccagctgctggagtggcTTGAACTCCCCAACGACATCGTGATGGTGCTGGAGCGCCCAAAGCGGTCTCAGGACCTGCACCATTTCATTCGGGCACGGGGGTTCCTGTCCGAGGAGGTGGCGCGGGAGCTGTtccgccaggtgctggaggccgtgcagcactgcaccagctgcggggtcctgcacagggacatcaAACCAGAGAACATCCTGGTCGACCTGGCCACCGGGCGGGTGAAACTGATCGACTTCGGCTGTGGCACCTacctgcaggacacagcctACACTCACTTTGCAG GAACACGGTCATACAGCCCCCCGGAATGGACCCACGCTGGCTGGTACTATGGCAAGCCAGCTACCGtctggtccctgggcatcctgctgCACCAGATGGTCTGCGGGGAGCACCCTTTCAGGAGGGGCCGGAACATCAGCTGGGACCATCAGCTCACGCTGCCACAACGGCTCTCTCCAG AGTGCCAAGATGTGATCAGGAGGTGTTTATCCATGCTGCACTTGGACAGGCCCTCATTAGAAGATCTGTTCTGTGATCCCTGGATGCAGGATATTCACCTGCCCTAG
- the LOC128782942 gene encoding olfactory receptor 14J1-like isoform X1: MNLPAKAENHFLRQQMSNTSSISHFLLLALAETRQLQLLHFCLLLGISLAALLGNGLIISAVACGHHLHTPMFFFLLNLALSDLGSICTTVPKAMHNSLWDTSTTSYTGCAAQLFFFLFFISAELSLLTIMCYDRYVSICKPLHYGTLLGSRACAHMAAAAWASAFLNALLLMANTFSLPLCHGNALGQFFCEIPQILKLSCSKSYLRELGLLALSVCLAFCCFVFIVFSYVQIFRAVLRIPSEQGRHKVFSTCLPHLVVVSLFASTAVFAYLKPPSISSPSLDLALSVLYSVVTPALNPLIYSLRNQELKTAVWRLMTGCFREC; encoded by the exons ATGAACCTTCCAGCCAAAG cagAAAACCATTTCCTGAGGCAGCAAATGTCCAACaccagctccatcagccacttcctcctgctggcactggcagagacgcggcagctgcagctcctgcacttctgcctcttgctgggcatctccctggctgccctcctgggcaacgGCCTCATCATCAGCGCCGTAGCCTGcggccaccacctgcacacgcccatgttcttcttcctgctcaacctggccctcagcgacctgggctccatctgcaccactgtcccaaaagccatgcacaattccctctgggacaccagcaccaCCTCCTACACAGgatgtgctgcacagctctttttctttctgttcttcatcTCAGCAGAGCTTTCCCTCCTGACCATCATGTGCTACGACCGCTACGTGTCCAtctgcaaacccctgcactacgggaccctcctgggcagcagagcttgtgcccacatggcagcagctgcctgggccagtgccTTTCTCAATGCCCTGCTGCTCATGGCcaatacattttccctgcccctgtgccatggcaatgccctgggccagttcttctgtgaaatcccacagatcctcaagctctcctgctccaaatcctACCTCAGGGAACTTGGGCTTCTTGCTCTTAGTGTGTGTTTggcattttgttgttttgtgttcattgttttctcctatgtgcagatcttcagggctgtgctgaggatcccctctgagcagggacgGCACAAAGtcttttccacctgcctccctcacctAGTTGTGGTCTCTCTGTTtgccagcactgcagtgttTGCCTACCTGAAGCccccctccatctcctccccatccctggatctggCCCTGTCAGTTCTGTACTCAGTGGTGActccagccctgaaccccctcaTCTACAGCCTGAGGAACCAGGAGCTCAAGACTGCAGTGTGGAGACTGATGACTGGATGCTTTCGGGAATGTTAA
- the LOC128782942 gene encoding olfactory receptor 14J1-like isoform X2: MSNTSSISHFLLLALAETRQLQLLHFCLLLGISLAALLGNGLIISAVACGHHLHTPMFFFLLNLALSDLGSICTTVPKAMHNSLWDTSTTSYTGCAAQLFFFLFFISAELSLLTIMCYDRYVSICKPLHYGTLLGSRACAHMAAAAWASAFLNALLLMANTFSLPLCHGNALGQFFCEIPQILKLSCSKSYLRELGLLALSVCLAFCCFVFIVFSYVQIFRAVLRIPSEQGRHKVFSTCLPHLVVVSLFASTAVFAYLKPPSISSPSLDLALSVLYSVVTPALNPLIYSLRNQELKTAVWRLMTGCFREC; this comes from the coding sequence ATGTCCAACaccagctccatcagccacttcctcctgctggcactggcagagacgcggcagctgcagctcctgcacttctgcctcttgctgggcatctccctggctgccctcctgggcaacgGCCTCATCATCAGCGCCGTAGCCTGcggccaccacctgcacacgcccatgttcttcttcctgctcaacctggccctcagcgacctgggctccatctgcaccactgtcccaaaagccatgcacaattccctctgggacaccagcaccaCCTCCTACACAGgatgtgctgcacagctctttttctttctgttcttcatcTCAGCAGAGCTTTCCCTCCTGACCATCATGTGCTACGACCGCTACGTGTCCAtctgcaaacccctgcactacgggaccctcctgggcagcagagcttgtgcccacatggcagcagctgcctgggccagtgccTTTCTCAATGCCCTGCTGCTCATGGCcaatacattttccctgcccctgtgccatggcaatgccctgggccagttcttctgtgaaatcccacagatcctcaagctctcctgctccaaatcctACCTCAGGGAACTTGGGCTTCTTGCTCTTAGTGTGTGTTTggcattttgttgttttgtgttcattgttttctcctatgtgcagatcttcagggctgtgctgaggatcccctctgagcagggacgGCACAAAGtcttttccacctgcctccctcacctAGTTGTGGTCTCTCTGTTtgccagcactgcagtgttTGCCTACCTGAAGCccccctccatctcctccccatccctggatctggCCCTGTCAGTTCTGTACTCAGTGGTGActccagccctgaaccccctcaTCTACAGCCTGAGGAACCAGGAGCTCAAGACTGCAGTGTGGAGACTGATGACTGGATGCTTTCGGGAATGTTAA
- the LOC128782960 gene encoding olfactory receptor 14J1-like, giving the protein MSNSSSISHFLLLALAETRQLQLLHFCLLLGISLAALLGNGLIISAVACGHHLHTPMFFFLLNLALSDLGSICTTVPKAMHNSLWDTSTTSYTGCAAQLFFFLFFISAELSLLTIMCYDRYVSICKPLHYGTLLGSRACAHMAAAAWASAFLNALLQTANTFSLPLCHGNALGQFFCEIPQILKISCSTSFVREFVLIAFSISLLFGCFVFIAFSYVQIIRAVLRIPSEQGRHKAFSTCLPHLAVVSLFVITAAFAHLKPPNISSPSLDLALSVLYSVVPPALNPLIYSLRNQELKAAVWRLMTGCFQKH; this is encoded by the coding sequence atgtccaacagcagctccatcagccacttcctcctgctggcactggcagagacgcggcagctgcagctcctgcacttctgcctcttgctgggcatctccctggctgccctcctgggcaacgGCCTCATCATCAGCGCCGTAGCCTGcggccaccacctgcacacgcccatgttcttcttcctgctcaacctggccctcagcgacctgggctccatctgcaccactgtcccaaaagccatgcacaattccctctgggacaccagcaccaCCTCCTACACAGgatgtgctgcacagctctttttctttctgttcttcatcTCAGCAGAGCTTTCCCTCCTGACCATCATGTGCTACGACCGCTACGTGTCCAtctgcaaacccctgcactacgggaccctcctgggcagcagagcttgtgcccacatggcagcagctgcctgggccagtgccTTTCTCAATGCTCTGCTGCAAACAGCcaatacattttccctgcccctgtgccatggcaatgccctgggccagttcttctgtgaaatcccaCAGATCCTCAAGATCTCCTGCTCCACATCCTTTGTCAGGGAATTTGTGCTcattgcattttccatttctttactATTTGGCTGTTTTGTGTTCATTGCTTTCTCCTATGTGCAGATtatcagggctgtgctgaggatcccctctgagcagggacggcacaaagccttttccacctgcctccctcacctggctgtGGTCTCTCTGTTTGTCATCACTGCAGCATTTGCTCACCTGAAGCCCCCCAAcatctcctccccatccctggatctggccctgtcagttctgtactcggtggtgcctccagccctgaaccccctcatctacagcctgaggaaccaggagctcaaggctgcagtgtggagaCTGATGACTGGATGCTTTCAGAAGCATTAA